Part of the Solanum pennellii chromosome 10, SPENNV200 genome is shown below.
CAAATATTCAATTGAAATATctgtctaaataaaatttaagagaaTGTTTGGATAAACTTTTTGTCAAATAACTTAAAAGTCAAAAGTAGATAGTTACAACCtactttttacttttaatttttttccttttttatcaCACTCTTCTAGAAATTAAAAACATCTGAAAAATTAAGTTAATCCAGACATCTTAGTGGGAAACTTGCAACGTATTAAGCCTAAAATCTAATATTTCTGAACTTGGACATATTCATGAACTCTCCAACAagctaattccatacatttctGTAATTAATTCAAAGTAATCCATAATTTTTCTGTCTAATGACTACTGGCAATTATAAAAGCGTGCCATTTTGAGTGTTAAGAGTAACAATTGACTCTCTACTCCTCTCCATCATAAAAGCTTTTTACCAGTTTTACAAAATCAATGGCCGGAAAAAGTAAGATTCTGTTCATCGGCGGTACTGGCTACATAGGAAAGTTCATCGTGGAAGCTAGTGCTAAAGCTGGTCACAATACATTTGTCTTCGTCAGAGAATCCACTCTTTTCGATCCTACCAAAACCAAACTCATCGATACTTTCAAAAGTTTTGGCATCACTTTCCTCCATGTATGTAACATTTGGTCATGCTTTATACAGTAGTTTTTGTTTTCGAAGCCcaaaaatgatatttgaaaattgtagttgtatttgaattttgtgagTGATTTGGAGTAAAAAGGTGAAAACCGCTTGTACgtgttttttcaaatttctggaattgtaacttttttttatttatttactatcaCATTGATttgttagtgtttttttttgttgtgcgATTTTGGGAGAGTGATAATTTTGAGTTTGTGATAATCGGTGGTTAAATACAGGGAGATTTATATGATCATGAGAGTTTGGTGAAGGCGATAAAGCAAGTGGATGTTGTGATTTCTACCGTAGGTCATGCCCTTTTAGCTGATCAGGTCAAGATTATTGCTGCTATCAAAGAAGCTGGCAATGTCAAGGTAAATCGATTGCTTTCAACTTCTATTTGCGTAAATTGAGATAACAGGAGGTGAATTTGATTTTTGCTGTATCTTTTGTGTTGTTTTAAATTATAGTGCCTGGAATTGCTTAATTCTGGGATCTTTTAGCCTTTTAATCTGTGTGTATATGAGTAATATGACTAATTATGAGGTTTATTTACTGTTTAAATATTGCTGCGATTTTATTTTCTGCAACTGATTCAGTATATATTGATTTGAATTAGCAAAATAACTACTTCTAAATTATAGCCTCTTGCTTTCAGAGATTCTTTCCCTCTGAATTTGGGAACGATGTAGATCGTGTCCATGCTGTCGAGCCTGCTAAAACAGCATTTAATACTAAAGCTCGAATTCGTCGCGTTGTTGAGGCTGAAGGAATACCATTCACTTATGTGGCCACTTTCTTTTTTGTTGGTAATTCTATTCCAAATTTGGCACAGCCTGGAGCTGCAGGTCCTCCCAACGACAAAGTTGTCATCTTAGGAGATGGCAATACTAAAGGTAAACTCAGTAAAGTACATATTTCCTTGTAAGCATCAATCACCTAGTAGTAACTGAAAGACACATTTTCCTACAGTCATTGTACTCCTTTTGTATCTACAGCTATTTTTAACAAGGAAGAAGACATTGCTACCTATACTGTAAAGGCTGTTGATGACCCAAAAACACTTAACAAAATCCTCTACATCAAACCTCCACAGAATATAATTACGTTAAACGAGTTGGTATCCTTGTGGGAGAAGAAAACTGGAAAGAACCTTGAAAGAATATATATACCAGAGGAACAAGCTCTCAAGAACATACAAGGTGAAGGCCTTGTGCTCTTGATCTTCACTTTAATTAGACCATCATCTAAGTGATAATTTATCAGTCAACATAAGCTAAAGTTGTCTCAATGTAATTGTATTTCTTGCAGAAGCCTCGGTTCCATTGAATGTGGGACTATCGATCTATCACACTGCTTTTGTGAAGGGTGACCACACTAATTTTGAAATCGAACCATCATTTGGAGTAGAGGCATCAGAGGTTTATCCGGATGTTAAATATACGCCGATAGATGAGATTCTCAACCAGTATGTCTGAAAATGTAGAGTTCCTTCCTATTAAGCATAAGGTAATGGGCTTCCTGCCTTTTCTATGATGTTACATTAGTTGTTTTCAGATGTAAATCATTTGAGATATATCTACACTTTAAATTCTCAGTTTACTCTTCGGTGTTTCTACCTTTACTATTATGCATTCCTTCATATGCTCAGTACATTTCAAGTAATGACCACATAcattttttgtctatattgttttataatatAGGTTTTGATGCTCCATATGTAGCTCATGGTTAGTGCTATTCGTATCAGCTTGGACCACTGTTGGTGAATCCTCATCTCCTCGAGGACATCACTTATGATTTCTTTTTCAGTCATTACTTCCAGTTTCCAAACATGTTAGAGTTAGCTAGGGGTTTGTCCTAGCAACTCATGTTAGTAGAGGCTTTGAGACAGTCAGTTAACTTTCAGCCATGTTTTATGTTGTCTCTTAGATATTAGACTCTGAGTATTATGGGCATATTTCGATATTTCTCAGTTTTAGCTTCCGCATGTACTTCTCAGTGTTGTGTTGATTTTGTTACTGTTAGTGTGATACTATGTCATGAGGTGAGCTAGGGGTTACTTGTGGCTCAAAGCATCATGTCATGTCTAGGGATTGCCTCGGGGCATAACAATTATATCCTCAAAACATTTGCAATTACTTGCGGATGGTCACTTGGAGATCATTTTACTGCAATTTTTTGGGTTAATAACTTTTTTGGCCATCTAAGTACAATATATTACCCCTTAAAGTTAGTTAGGTATATTTTCCCAACAAAGTCAATCAAATAAGATGTATAACCAAATAACTGAAAGGATAATCCTCCCCTTAAGTTTatctttataataaatttttcttgCAATTGACGGTATCTTTATCACTTTATCATAAGCTTTAGCCATGTCCAATTTTACCACCACATTAATGAAAATTGTTTTTCTAATTAGTGTCTCTTGTGATTTTTTTAGTCACTAGGACATTCTCTGTGATGCTTCTTCCTTTGAAAATTTGCCTAATCCAGTTTGATTCCTTAAGATGAGCCAAGACAGATAAGTAACTAAATCTCATATAGCATCCTAGAAATGATCTTGTTAGCAGAAGTGCTCAAGCTTTGGACCTTTGATGTTAAACTTCCAAAACATACTATTTGGAGTAGAGGCTTCCCTTCCCTCTTTGTCATCTTATACCTCTCTCTATAGACTATTCTCCCTTTGTCCTCCGCATCTAAGCCTTTCCACTAACGCCCTATAAGTAACAATCGTGGCTTCCTCTTTTATCTAGACCTCTTCATTGCACAATCAATCCCTTTTATGCCCATTTGAGCTATCCCTCGAGACCTCTAGTACCTCTCTAAATGCTTTTCTATCAAGTCAAATGATAATTCCACATCataagtgtataaaatgaatgaatggatGATGAAGAGCTTAACATCTAGGCTAAACATATTGACAGTCTTAAAAGTTTGCCAACCAATTTTATTTACGCTTAAACTGTAACTTATTTCAATTGAGCATCTGAACCCATGATAAAGTATTTCTAATAGTATTggtttaaattttgattttatttttgcttgTGTTATCAAATATCCATTACGTAGATAAGTTAATTAACCACTTTAAATCTGTCACactctttaattatataaatttggaTCAAAGCCTAAAATGAAGCATTTGTTTGACAGTTTCATGAACTCCCTAACGAACTGACCACATATATTTCTGTAATTTGTTCAAAGTAAGAGGATATTTTCGTATTCTAACTCCATAATATTTCTGTGGCATTTATTAAACCTTTTCACCAGTTAAGAAATCAATGGCCGGAAAAAGTAAGATTCTGTTCATCGGCGGTACTGGTTACATCGGAAAGTTCATCGTGGAAGCTAGTGCTAAAGCTGGTCACAATACATTTGTCTTCGTCAGAAAATCCACTCTTTCCGATCCTACCAAAACCAAACTCATCGATACTTTCAAAAGTCTTGGCGTCACCTTCCTCCATGtatgtatcattttttttttcaattcagaCATTGATTTAGGATTTAAAGCTGAAGAGGCCTTAGGtcatgaaaaatcaaaaaaaatagtgtttgttttcaaagtaaaaataaattattctatttgaaaattggagttgtatttgaattttttttagtgatttgggggtaaaaaaatgtgaaaacaacTCGTTTATGATAATTGCGTTTGTTATTGGTGGTTAAATGCAGGGAGATTTATATGATCATGAGAGTTTGGTGAAGGCGATAAAGCAAGTGGATGTTGTGATTTCTACTGTAGGTCATGCCCTTTTAGCTGATCAGGTCAACATTATTACTGCTATCAAAGAAGCTGGCAATGTCAAGGTAAATCGATTGGTTTCAATCTTTTACGAAAAATTGAGATAATGTGAGGTTGGCTTTTTCCTGTATCGTTTGTGTTGTTTTACTGCGTCATGAACTTTTTCTGAAGCCAAGTCCACATACTTCAAATCGCGATTATTCAGATTATCTACTTTAATATGACTAATTATGAGCTCTGTTTTCTGTTTGATAAATATGGTTGTGGGATACTTTTTCAGATACATGGAAAGTTCCATGCTCTGCTGTTCTGCAACAGATTCAGTATTTATTGGTTCAGTTAGCAAAATAACTTCTTCTTAACACCTCTTGTTTACAGAGATTTTTTCCCTCTGAATTTGGAAATGATGTAGATCGTGTCCATGCTGTCGAGCCTGCTAAAACAGCATATAATGTTAAAGCTCAATTTCGCCGCCTTGTTGAGGCTGAAGGAATACCATTCACTTTCAACTTCTTCTTTTCTGGTTATTTTCTTCGGAATTTGGCACAGTCTGGACCTGTAGGTCCTCCTAAAGATGAAGTCGTCATCTTAGGAGATGGCAATACATTTGCTACAAGTTTTCCATATGAAAAAACACGGCGCAGTAAAGTAGATATTTCCTTGAAATCGTTAAACATTAATcggataattttatttgttcgATGAGTGAAGCATCTGTCAATCATCTAGTAGTAGCTTAAAGACACATTTTCCTACAGTCATTGAACTCCTTTTGTATCTACAGCTGTTTTTACCAAGGAAGAAGACATTGCTACCTATACCATAAAGACTGTCGATGATCCAAAAACACTTAACAAATTCCTTTACATCAAGCCTCCACACAATATAATTACATTAAACGAGTTGGTATCCTTGTGGGAGAAGAAAACTggaaagaatcttgaaagaatATATGTACCAGAGGAACAAGTTCTCAAGAACATACAAGGTATAAAGGCCTTGTGCCCTTGATCTTCACTTTAATTAGATCATCTAAGTGATATTTTATCAGTCAACATAAACTTATGTCGTCTTGATGTAACTGTATTTCTTGTAGAAGCCCCGGTTCCATTGAAAGTGCTACTATCGATCTGTCACACTGCTTTTGTGAAGGGTGACCACACtaattttgaaattgactcATCATTTGGAGTAGAGGCATCAGAGGTTTATCCTGATGTTAAATATACGCCGGTAGATGAGATTCTCAACCAGTATGTCTGAAAATTTAGAATTCCTTCTTATTAAGAACTAGTTTCTGAGGACGTGCTTCGCACGTGtgtttcatgtgaatttttatagatacgttagaatgactaaaatctaatggaaatatatatgtaaattgtaatgaataataagatgtatcaattacaaaattcaaagactta
Proteins encoded:
- the LOC107032503 gene encoding isoflavone reductase homolog; the encoded protein is MAGKSKILFIGGTGYIGKFIVEASAKAGHNTFVFVRESTLFDPTKTKLIDTFKSFGITFLHGDLYDHESLVKAIKQVDVVISTVGHALLADQVKIIAAIKEAGNVKRFFPSEFGNDVDRVHAVEPAKTAFNTKARIRRVVEAEGIPFTYVATFFFVGNSIPNLAQPGAAGPPNDKVVILGDGNTKAIFNKEEDIATYTVKAVDDPKTLNKILYIKPPQNIITLNELVSLWEKKTGKNLERIYIPEEQALKNIQEASVPLNVGLSIYHTAFVKGDHTNFEIEPSFGVEASEVYPDVKYTPIDEILNQYV
- the LOC107032504 gene encoding isoflavone reductase homolog; the encoded protein is MAGKSKILFIGGTGYIGKFIVEASAKAGHNTFVFVRKSTLSDPTKTKLIDTFKSLGVTFLHGDLYDHESLVKAIKQVDVVISTVGHALLADQVNIITAIKEAGNVKRFFPSEFGNDVDRVHAVEPAKTAYNVKAQFRRLVEAEGIPFTFNFFFSGYFLRNLAQSGPVGPPKDEVVILGDGNTFATTVFTKEEDIATYTIKTVDDPKTLNKFLYIKPPHNIITLNELVSLWEKKTGKNLERIYVPEEQVLKNIQEAPVPLKVLLSICHTAFVKGDHTNFEIDSSFGVEASEVYPDVKYTPVDEILNQYV